One Spiroplasma sp. NBRC 100390 DNA window includes the following coding sequences:
- the pstB gene encoding phosphate ABC transporter ATP-binding protein PstB codes for MDPKVIINNPTFDSSDNNPDLIEVKNVDFFYKGNKQALFNISMKIKENTVTSFIGSSGSGKSTLLRLFNRMNDVEPKSVVKGEILINGKNIYSPETDIVKLRTDIGMVFQKPSPFPMSIYDNVAYGPRNQGIRDRKLINSIVVESLKRAALWDEVKDNLKDSAFALSGGQQQRLCIARAIAMKPKILLMDEPTSALDPISTSKIEELITQLKKDFTIILVTHHMQQAARVADYTAFFAKGKLIEYNKTKIIFSRPANKKTEDYITGRFE; via the coding sequence ATGGATCCGAAAGTAATTATTAATAATCCAACATTTGATTCATCAGATAATAATCCAGATTTAATTGAAGTAAAAAATGTTGATTTTTTCTATAAAGGAAATAAACAGGCCCTTTTTAACATTTCAATGAAAATTAAAGAAAATACGGTAACTTCTTTTATTGGATCATCAGGGTCTGGGAAATCAACATTATTACGACTATTTAACCGGATGAATGATGTTGAACCCAAATCGGTTGTTAAAGGTGAAATTCTAATTAATGGGAAAAATATTTATAGTCCTGAAACAGATATTGTTAAATTACGAACTGATATTGGAATGGTTTTTCAGAAACCTTCACCATTTCCAATGTCAATTTATGATAATGTTGCTTATGGACCACGAAACCAAGGAATTCGCGATCGAAAACTGATTAATAGTATTGTTGTTGAAAGTTTAAAACGAGCAGCATTGTGAGATGAAGTAAAAGATAATTTAAAAGATTCTGCTTTTGCTTTATCGGGGGGACAACAACAACGATTGTGTATTGCTCGTGCTATTGCAATGAAACCAAAAATTTTATTAATGGATGAACCAACAAGTGCGTTAGATCCAATTTCAACATCAAAGATTGAAGAATTAATTACTCAGTTGAAAAAAGATTTTACAATTATTTTAGTAACGCACCATATGCAACAAGCAGCCCGAGTTGCTGATTATACTGCTTTTTTTGCAAAAGGGAAATTAATTGAATATAATAAAACTAAGATTATTTTTTCACGTCCGGCTAATAAAAAAACTGAAGATTATATTACTGGTCGTTTTGAATAA
- a CDS encoding phospho-sugar mutase: MSYLDNLKLWKNAKNLDPTLAAEFQQMSESELIAAFSNDLEFGTAGLRGLLGPGTGKMNLYTIRRATLAFIQYLKKIYSEADLKTKGVVIGHDNRHFSTEFAQEVADIFATNNIKAILFENNDLRPTPIVSYTIRKINAVAGVIITASHNSREYNGYKIYDHNGCQFLPVATDIIGANYLKIKEEVFNLMLKPDPNLITYVPTTIEEDYVTDVKAMQFYPNQRRNIKIVFSNLHGTSKDWTPRILQECEYEVIIVEEQFANDPNFTFAPNPNPELTECYELALKYAKKVDADIIILNDPDADRLGIGVKTADKGYYLMTGNETAPVLIEYLFSHYQKSKTLPTNGVLYNTFVTGNLSDKVAESYGVKVIKTLTGFKWIGDQMSKTDANGIQFLFGFEEAYGYVLKDITRDKDGIQSSLVIAEACWYYHQQGKTLLDVLVEQYDKFGYFYCNTVNLVRDSVDGKTIINNMLQKLRQEEILSLNGIKCIKKEDYLKGLYGMPGQDLLKFYFEDGSWFAVRASGTEPKIKFYFVCVDKSNNQAKAKMEAMYQELETNYLNA, from the coding sequence ATGTCATATTTAGATAATTTAAAGTTATGAAAAAATGCTAAAAATTTAGATCCAACCTTAGCAGCTGAATTTCAACAAATGTCTGAGTCCGAATTAATTGCTGCTTTTTCTAACGATTTGGAATTTGGAACGGCTGGATTACGGGGATTACTTGGCCCTGGAACAGGAAAAATGAATTTATATACAATTAGAAGAGCCACATTAGCGTTTATACAATATTTAAAGAAAATTTATTCAGAAGCAGATTTAAAAACAAAGGGTGTTGTAATTGGCCATGATAATCGTCATTTCTCAACGGAGTTTGCACAAGAAGTTGCTGATATTTTTGCTACTAATAATATTAAAGCAATTTTATTTGAAAATAATGATTTACGACCAACGCCAATTGTTTCATATACTATTCGTAAAATAAATGCGGTGGCAGGAGTTATTATTACAGCTAGTCATAATTCGCGTGAGTATAATGGTTATAAGATTTATGATCATAATGGTTGTCAGTTTTTGCCAGTGGCAACGGATATTATTGGAGCAAATTATTTAAAAATTAAGGAAGAGGTTTTTAATTTAATGTTGAAACCAGATCCAAATTTAATTACTTATGTTCCTACAACAATTGAAGAGGATTATGTTACTGATGTCAAAGCAATGCAGTTTTATCCAAATCAACGACGTAATATTAAAATTGTTTTTTCAAATTTGCATGGGACGAGTAAAGATTGAACACCACGGATTTTGCAAGAATGTGAGTATGAAGTTATTATTGTTGAGGAACAATTTGCCAATGATCCTAATTTCACTTTTGCGCCTAATCCAAATCCAGAATTAACGGAATGTTATGAGTTAGCCTTAAAATATGCGAAAAAGGTTGATGCGGATATTATTATCTTGAATGATCCAGATGCTGATCGATTGGGAATTGGTGTTAAAACCGCAGATAAAGGATACTATTTAATGACAGGTAATGAAACTGCACCGGTTTTAATTGAATATTTGTTTTCCCATTATCAAAAAAGCAAAACATTACCAACAAATGGTGTACTATATAATACTTTTGTAACGGGTAATTTATCAGATAAAGTTGCTGAAAGTTATGGTGTTAAAGTGATTAAAACATTAACTGGTTTTAAATGAATTGGTGATCAAATGAGTAAAACAGATGCCAATGGAATTCAATTTTTATTCGGATTTGAAGAAGCATATGGTTATGTTTTAAAAGATATTACCCGTGATAAAGATGGAATTCAATCATCGTTGGTGATAGCTGAAGCTTGTTGATATTACCACCAACAAGGAAAAACACTACTTGATGTCTTGGTTGAACAATACGATAAATTTGGATATTTTTATTGTAATACTGTTAACTTAGTTCGTGATAGTGTTGATGGGAAAACAATTATTAACAATATGTTACAAAAATTGCGTCAAGAAGAAATTCTTAGTTTGAATGGCATCAAATGTATTAAAAAGGAAGATTATCTAAAAGGGTTATATGGTATGCCAGGACAAGATTTATTAAAGTTTTATTTTGAAGATGGTAGTTGATTTGCTGTTCGGGCAAGCGGAACAGAACCAAAGATTAAGTTTTACTTTGTCTGTGTTGATAAGTCAAATAACCAAGCGAAAGCAAAAATGGAGGCAATGTATCAAGAATTAGAAACTAATTATTTAAATGCTTAA
- the phoU gene encoding phosphate signaling complex protein PhoU: protein MSIKIENDLAQTKQMIIDMIAMTKNQYDDMVKCLEENDIELGKNVISSDETINKMQEAFIEVSLWKIAKQQMVAKDLRRAVGFILIVKEVERIADYAKSICRYYIKYKPSTKLINFLKKLVAKVIEMLTQVSNIFEEERIESAYNILKYDTELDKIYKIENDALIEKIREAKTKEEIKVITLTMQQLRSIERAGTHIINIAETLIYIIEGKIYDFELPI from the coding sequence ATGAGCATTAAAATTGAAAATGATCTAGCCCAAACAAAACAAATGATTATTGATATGATTGCAATGACAAAAAATCAATATGATGATATGGTTAAATGCCTTGAAGAAAATGATATTGAACTTGGGAAAAATGTGATTTCATCTGATGAAACAATTAATAAAATGCAAGAAGCTTTTATCGAAGTTTCATTATGAAAAATTGCAAAACAACAAATGGTAGCAAAAGATTTACGACGAGCAGTTGGTTTTATCTTAATTGTTAAGGAAGTTGAACGGATTGCTGACTATGCAAAAAGTATTTGTCGCTACTATATTAAATATAAACCATCAACTAAATTAATTAATTTTTTAAAAAAATTAGTTGCTAAGGTTATTGAAATGCTAACGCAAGTATCAAATATTTTTGAAGAAGAACGAATTGAATCAGCTTATAATATTTTAAAATATGATACTGAATTAGATAAAATTTATAAAATTGAAAATGATGCATTAATTGAAAAAATTCGAGAAGCAAAAACTAAAGAAGAAATTAAAGTTATTACATTAACAATGCAACAGTTACGTTCAATTGAACGAGCAGGAACGCATATTATTAACATTGCAGAAACTTTAATTTATATTATTGAAGGAAAAATCTATGACTTTGAATTACCAATTTAA
- a CDS encoding 2-oxo acid dehydrogenase subunit E2: protein MAKIIFEADDNRKGIIDKLFVKNQQKVQVGDKIANVITQNKVYEIKTSEDGEVQNLIAYENKVINSGDILLEIVPLEPTLNEQKYETSQIYNTSSFSGASRYNANNNPPGDIKKSETEIFREELIETLLAREVAGENLKSEFEPTVELKPEVSSSQQVSQNLFQDNVSTTSFLLKDKVENVIENIPNENNIETLQKDLGQLKDNLATVKDDLETINIQEEIIEDITHLEQDLALSAEMTERTKNYDEISNTMIHRMYTDIQHELNQESNEKELVLSDDNPETIYFSEDLTLEELGEDIALSASNIDGMNPNSKLAPDVLNEINETIAKPHNDEHVTHVEHPGHLKSHPHHRETVAHPTESKPHSGVHSEATGHHKEVKHDEEVKVHHSGSHAKPHSSHDVSALPGEEVKTHSVHPRTHPVSHSDSSEILKNDVFNSKPTTHSKPHSGVHSEATGHHKEIKHDEEVKTHHSDHHAKAHSSHRESVSIPDEPKPHSVEHSSVHSEASEHIKEKVAPDHSDQKLQADQVKLNHQAITRAKEIMESRKNIAHSFIDVEVDVSELVSLLSIMREAYSSNGLELTLLPFYIKAVYEGLKKFPILNAAFINKEHALLLKWFYNIAFSVDLDAGVKMPVLYDLKNESIKEIAVKSTKLIEQTINDKLTDKDYQDASFSIVNYGEYGITRGTFTIPADNVAGIAMGIIFKKPVVVEKNDITIRDIMVITLGYNEAVVDVTEASKFVHYVAYLLSNPGLLL, encoded by the coding sequence ATGGCAAAGATTATATTTGAAGCTGATGATAATCGTAAAGGTATTATAGATAAACTTTTTGTTAAAAACCAACAAAAAGTTCAAGTAGGAGATAAAATTGCTAATGTCATCACCCAAAATAAAGTATATGAAATAAAAACATCAGAAGATGGTGAAGTACAAAATCTTATTGCTTATGAAAATAAAGTTATTAATAGTGGCGATATTTTATTAGAAATAGTACCACTAGAGCCCACTCTTAATGAACAAAAATATGAAACTAGTCAAATTTATAATACTAGTTCTTTTAGTGGTGCATCCAGATATAATGCAAATAATAATCCACCAGGTGATATTAAAAAATCAGAAACTGAAATTTTTCGGGAAGAATTAATTGAAACATTATTAGCGCGTGAAGTTGCCGGTGAGAATCTTAAAAGTGAGTTTGAACCTACGGTTGAATTAAAGCCCGAAGTATCATCATCACAACAAGTGTCGCAAAATTTGTTTCAGGATAATGTCAGTACAACGTCATTTCTTTTAAAAGACAAGGTTGAAAATGTCATTGAGAATATTCCAAATGAAAATAATATTGAAACCTTGCAAAAGGATCTTGGACAATTAAAAGATAATTTAGCAACAGTTAAAGATGATTTAGAAACAATTAACATTCAAGAAGAAATTATCGAAGACATTACTCATTTAGAACAAGATTTAGCATTGTCAGCAGAAATGACTGAAAGAACAAAAAACTATGATGAAATATCAAATACAATGATTCATCGTATGTATACGGACATTCAACATGAGTTAAATCAAGAAAGTAATGAAAAAGAATTGGTTTTATCTGATGATAATCCTGAAACAATTTATTTTAGTGAGGATTTAACATTAGAAGAATTAGGAGAAGATATTGCTTTATCTGCTTCAAATATTGATGGAATGAATCCCAATTCAAAGTTAGCACCTGATGTTTTAAATGAAATTAATGAAACGATAGCAAAACCGCATAATGATGAACATGTAACGCATGTTGAACATCCAGGACATTTAAAATCACATCCTCATCATCGCGAAACTGTTGCCCATCCGACGGAGTCAAAACCACATTCAGGAGTTCATTCGGAGGCTACTGGTCATCATAAAGAAGTGAAACATGATGAAGAAGTAAAAGTCCATCATTCTGGTTCGCATGCAAAACCCCATAGTAGTCATGATGTATCTGCTTTACCTGGAGAAGAAGTAAAAACACATTCTGTTCATCCAAGAACCCATCCGGTCTCGCATTCTGACTCTTCTGAAATTTTAAAAAACGATGTTTTCAATTCAAAACCAACAACGCATTCAAAACCACATTCAGGAGTTCATTCAGAGGCTACTGGTCATCATAAAGAAATAAAACATGATGAAGAGGTCAAAACCCATCATTCTGATCATCATGCAAAGGCCCATAGTAGTCATAGGGAATCTGTTTCGATTCCTGATGAACCAAAACCACATTCAGTAGAACATTCAAGTGTACATTCTGAAGCATCAGAACATATTAAAGAAAAGGTTGCTCCTGATCATAGCGATCAAAAATTACAAGCTGATCAAGTTAAATTAAATCATCAGGCAATTACCCGGGCAAAAGAAATTATGGAGAGTAGAAAGAACATTGCCCATAGTTTTATTGATGTTGAGGTTGATGTTAGTGAATTAGTTAGTTTATTGTCAATTATGCGAGAAGCATATTCATCAAATGGACTTGAATTAACATTATTACCATTTTATATTAAAGCAGTTTATGAGGGTTTAAAAAAATTCCCAATTTTAAATGCAGCATTTATTAATAAAGAACATGCACTCTTATTAAAATGATTTTATAATATTGCTTTTAGTGTTGACCTTGATGCAGGGGTTAAAATGCCGGTTTTGTATGATTTAAAAAATGAATCAATTAAAGAAATTGCAGTGAAGTCAACAAAATTAATTGAGCAAACTATTAATGATAAATTAACGGACAAAGATTATCAAGACGCATCATTTTCAATTGTGAATTATGGTGAATATGGAATTACACGAGGTACTTTTACCATTCCAGCTGACAATGTTGCTGGTATTGCTATGGGAATTATTTTTAAAAAACCAGTTGTTGTTGAAAAAAATGATATTACAATTCGTGATATTATGGTAATTACACTTGGTTATAATGAAGCGGTGGTTGATGTTACTGAAGCAAGTAAATTTGTTCATTATGTTGCATATTTATTATCAAATCCAGGATTATTATTATAA